The nucleotide window TTGAAATTGATATTGGAGACTGCTCAGCGATATTCAAATTGGGCTCATGGACAGCAGACATCATTGATAGTAGTCAGAGATAAAGAAAAAATTAAAAAAATAGCAGAATTATCAGGGGGACAAAAACATATAGAAGCTGCTGATGTGTTTATTTTAATATTGATAGATTTTTATAGAGTAGTATATGCCGTTGAAAGTATAGGAGGAGAAATTTCTATTCCGAAATCAGTAGAAGGATTAATGATAGGTACCGGAGATGCAGGAATAATGGTAAATGCAATACAGACGGCTGCAGAATCATTAGGATACGGAACGACAACTATAGGGGGTGTAAGAGTGAATCCCGATGCGATAGCTGAAATGTTTGATTTACCTGAGTATGTATTTCCTGTTTTCGGAACTACGATAGGAGTTCCGGCAGAAAATAAGCTCAAATCTCTTAAACCGAGAGTTCCTTTTGAAAGTTTTGCATTTGAAGAAAAATATGATAAGAAAAAAGTCGAAGAAGGTGTCGAAAAATTTGAAACAGAGTACAGAAAATGGTGGGA belongs to Pseudoleptotrichia goodfellowii and includes:
- a CDS encoding nitroreductase family protein, whose product is MNEVIKQLQNRRSVREFTGEKVKDEDLKLILETAQRYSNWAHGQQTSLIVVRDKEKIKKIAELSGGQKHIEAADVFILILIDFYRVVYAVESIGGEISIPKSVEGLMIGTGDAGIMVNAIQTAAESLGYGTTTIGGVRVNPDAIAEMFDLPEYVFPVFGTTIGVPAENKLKSLKPRVPFESFAFEEKYDKKKVEEGVEKFETEYRKWWDENGFPEVPSYKETMKKYYSNYVKENYQKTEETLRKQGFIQK